The following are encoded in a window of Halosolutus halophilus genomic DNA:
- a CDS encoding PspA/IM30 family protein: MGILSRTSYVIRSKINSVLNRAEDPTETLDYSYEQMRDQLQDVKRGIADLTTQKKRLEMQKKRLEENVDKHNEQARTAVEQGREDLARRALEKKKTKMNQIEDLDRQISDLQSQQDRLIEQKDELQTRIEEFRTKKETMKARHEAAKASSSVSEAMTATGEEFEDVGRAIERAEEQTEDMEARAAAMDELHESGAFDDVLSDKDSIDRELEALSTDSGVEAELETLKSDVGVEESTADSEAVDEEEIEDLESEVDDDEIESELAELQDEENQ; the protein is encoded by the coding sequence ATGGGCATCCTCTCGCGAACTTCCTACGTCATCCGGTCGAAGATCAATTCGGTGCTCAACCGGGCCGAAGATCCGACGGAGACGCTCGATTATTCCTACGAGCAGATGCGTGACCAGCTCCAGGACGTCAAACGCGGTATCGCCGACCTCACCACGCAGAAGAAACGCCTCGAGATGCAGAAAAAGCGCCTCGAGGAGAACGTCGACAAACACAACGAGCAGGCTCGGACGGCCGTCGAACAGGGCCGGGAAGACCTGGCGCGACGCGCCCTCGAGAAGAAGAAGACGAAGATGAACCAGATCGAGGACCTCGACCGTCAGATTTCGGACCTGCAGAGCCAGCAGGATCGGCTGATCGAGCAGAAAGACGAACTCCAGACGCGTATCGAGGAGTTCCGCACGAAAAAGGAGACGATGAAGGCCCGCCACGAGGCCGCAAAGGCCAGTTCCTCGGTCTCCGAGGCGATGACGGCCACCGGCGAGGAGTTCGAGGACGTCGGCCGCGCCATCGAACGCGCCGAGGAACAGACCGAGGACATGGAGGCCCGGGCGGCCGCCATGGACGAACTCCACGAGAGCGGCGCGTTCGACGACGTCCTCTCGGACAAGGACAGCATCGATCGCGAACTCGAAGCGCTCTCGACCGACAGCGGCGTGGAAGCCGAACTCGAGACGCTCAAGTCAGACGTCGGCGTCGAGGAGTCCACGGCCGACTCCGAGGCGGTCGACGAGGAAGAGATCGAGGATCTCGAGAGCGAGGTCGACGACGACGAAATCGAGAGCGAACTCGCAGAACTGCAGGACGAAGAGAATCAGTAG